One part of the Actinomycetes bacterium genome encodes these proteins:
- a CDS encoding SDR family NAD(P)-dependent oxidoreductase, with protein MIDALGRPQSVLVLGGTSDIADAVVRALVDRGRLRRAVLAGRDEQALACAAERLRSSIGITSDVAVARLDAADPTTLVPVVDRAFDAGDVDVVLLAVGALGDQDLLEREPSSTYALAVSNYAAPVTLGLAAARRLREQGHGVLVVLSSVAGMRPRRSNYVYGSSKAGLDAFSRGLTEALRGSGARVLVVRPGFVHTRMTRGREPAPFATTTEAVAAVVLDGMDNHRTVVYAPPVLRGVMAVLTRLPQPIFRHLPG; from the coding sequence GTGATCGACGCTCTGGGACGTCCCCAGTCGGTGCTCGTGCTGGGAGGCACGTCCGACATCGCCGACGCGGTGGTCCGCGCACTGGTCGACCGTGGCCGGCTGCGCCGTGCGGTGCTCGCCGGGCGGGACGAGCAGGCGCTCGCCTGCGCCGCGGAACGGCTGCGGTCCTCGATCGGCATCACCTCGGACGTCGCAGTCGCGAGGTTGGACGCCGCCGACCCGACCACGCTGGTCCCGGTCGTCGACCGCGCCTTCGACGCCGGGGACGTCGACGTCGTGCTGCTCGCGGTGGGGGCTCTCGGCGACCAGGACCTCCTCGAGCGGGAACCCTCGTCGACGTACGCGCTGGCGGTGTCGAACTACGCGGCACCCGTGACCCTCGGACTTGCGGCGGCTCGCCGGCTTCGTGAGCAGGGCCATGGAGTCCTGGTCGTCCTGTCCTCCGTGGCAGGGATGCGGCCGCGGCGCTCGAACTACGTGTACGGGTCCAGCAAAGCGGGGCTGGATGCGTTCTCTCGGGGGCTGACCGAGGCCCTGCGCGGCAGCGGGGCACGCGTCCTCGTCGTCCGGCCGGGCTTCGTCCACACCCGGATGACGCGCGGACGCGAGCCTGCCCCGTTCGCCACGACCACCGAGGCAGTGGCCGCCGTCGTCCTCGACGGCATGGACAACCACCGCACTGTGGTCTACGCCCCTCCAGTGCTGCGCGGGGTCATGGCGGTCCTCACTCGGCTCCCGCAGCCGATCTTCCGACACCTACCGGGATGA
- a CDS encoding universal stress protein — protein MIERVLLAVDDSSPSLAAARLAVGMARSWRLQLRAVSVSSNHALDAALAGAGGQADAAGARRAMSTGAVLARVTSLAHESGVNVETEMLAGDVGPAILAAARDWNADLIVMGKSARPARGEPYVGSQTRHVLEFADQPVLVVPPQGPR, from the coding sequence GTGATCGAACGTGTCCTGCTCGCCGTGGATGACTCCTCACCGTCCCTGGCGGCCGCGCGGCTTGCCGTGGGAATGGCTCGTTCCTGGCGGCTGCAGCTGCGCGCGGTCAGCGTCAGCTCGAACCATGCCCTCGACGCGGCTCTGGCCGGCGCCGGCGGCCAGGCCGACGCGGCCGGTGCTCGCCGGGCCATGTCGACCGGTGCCGTGCTGGCACGAGTCACCTCACTGGCCCACGAGTCGGGCGTCAACGTGGAGACCGAGATGCTCGCGGGCGACGTGGGCCCGGCGATCCTGGCCGCCGCCCGCGACTGGAACGCCGACCTCATCGTCATGGGCAAGTCCGCACGACCCGCGCGGGGCGAGCCGTACGTCGGCAGCCAGACCCGCCACGTGCTCGAGTTCGCCGATCAGCCGGTCCTCGTGGTCCCGCCCCAAGGACCCCGCTGA
- a CDS encoding V-type ATP synthase subunit D → MPKPARIPAGRSGRLWLRRRLATATAGRDQLDRKLRILVPERQRLLTQAQRRHEAWQAACQQARTWLLRAVVIGGEDAVASAVPVALARVELTWTTAMGLRYPVDAALVAPEPASLVPGNSAVLATAAAYHDAVVAGARTAAADEALRRIDAEIAVTRRRLRALEKRWVPWLEESLAALELALEQAEQDDGTRLRRAVAARPERRSP, encoded by the coding sequence ATGCCCAAGCCCGCACGCATCCCTGCCGGCCGTTCCGGGCGGCTGTGGCTGCGGCGACGCCTGGCCACGGCCACGGCGGGCCGCGACCAGCTCGACCGCAAGCTGCGCATCCTGGTCCCGGAACGGCAGCGCCTGCTGACCCAGGCGCAGCGGCGGCACGAGGCGTGGCAGGCGGCCTGCCAGCAGGCCAGGACCTGGCTTCTGCGAGCCGTCGTGATCGGCGGGGAGGACGCCGTCGCCTCGGCGGTTCCGGTGGCCCTGGCGAGGGTGGAGCTGACCTGGACCACGGCGATGGGGCTGCGCTACCCCGTTGACGCGGCGCTCGTCGCGCCGGAGCCAGCCTCGCTGGTGCCTGGCAACTCCGCCGTGCTGGCGACGGCCGCGGCCTACCACGACGCGGTCGTGGCCGGCGCCCGCACCGCTGCCGCTGACGAGGCTCTGCGACGCATCGACGCCGAGATCGCGGTCACCCGACGTCGGCTGCGCGCCTTGGAGAAGCGGTGGGTGCCCTGGCTGGAGGAATCGCTGGCCGCGCTCGAGCTGGCGCTGGAACAGGCGGAACAAGACGACGGTACGCGGCTACGCCGAGCGGTCGCTGCCCGTCCGGAGCGGAGGTCGCCGTGA
- a CDS encoding V-type ATP synthase subunit B, translated as MSARLDVEYGGVAELRGPLLVIRGVAGVGWDEFATIRAGGSSDNDRHGLVLEVDRGLAVVQVLEGTEGLAAGSTRVRFAGEPLRIPVGSSWLGRVCNGRGEPIDGGPPILSRVSAPVAGYPINPVRREPPAEPVLTGISAIDALTTLVRGQKLPIFSAAGLPHLQLAAQVAAHASAGDEPFSVVFAAMGLTHADASAVRAALDERAAAGELLLLLNTADDPVIERILTPRVALTVAEHLAFELDRHVLVVLADMTSYAEALREVSSARGEMPGRRAYPGYLYSDLASLYERCGRIRGKPGSVTVLPVVTMPSGDITHPVPDLTGYITEGQVVLSREVHARGIYPPVDPLSSLSRLMRSGAGPGRTREDHLELADQLLAALARARGVRELAEIVGEAALNATDQLYLRFAEEFERRLVDQRPGESRTMSETLDRGWAAAAVLPARELTMVSARFVQTYVTARGDG; from the coding sequence GTGAGCGCCCGGCTCGACGTCGAGTACGGTGGGGTTGCCGAGCTGCGCGGACCGTTGCTGGTCATCCGCGGCGTCGCCGGCGTCGGCTGGGACGAGTTCGCCACGATCCGCGCGGGCGGGTCCTCTGACAACGATCGGCACGGGCTGGTGCTCGAGGTGGACCGCGGCCTCGCCGTCGTCCAGGTGCTCGAGGGCACCGAGGGGCTGGCCGCCGGGAGCACCCGGGTCCGCTTCGCGGGCGAGCCGCTGCGGATCCCGGTCGGGTCGAGCTGGCTCGGCAGGGTGTGCAACGGGCGGGGCGAGCCCATCGACGGAGGCCCGCCGATCCTCTCGCGGGTCAGCGCCCCGGTGGCCGGGTACCCGATCAACCCCGTCCGCCGGGAGCCTCCCGCCGAGCCGGTCCTCACCGGGATCTCGGCCATCGACGCGCTCACCACCCTGGTCCGGGGGCAGAAGCTGCCGATCTTCTCCGCGGCCGGGCTGCCGCACCTGCAGCTCGCGGCCCAGGTGGCCGCGCATGCCAGCGCCGGCGACGAGCCGTTCAGCGTGGTCTTCGCCGCCATGGGGCTGACGCACGCCGACGCGAGCGCCGTACGGGCCGCTCTCGACGAACGCGCCGCGGCCGGTGAGCTGCTGCTGCTCCTCAACACCGCCGACGACCCGGTCATCGAACGAATCCTCACCCCACGGGTGGCGCTCACCGTCGCCGAGCACCTCGCGTTCGAGCTCGACCGGCACGTGCTGGTGGTGCTGGCCGACATGACCAGCTATGCCGAAGCGCTGCGCGAGGTCTCCTCGGCACGTGGCGAGATGCCCGGCCGGAGGGCGTACCCCGGCTATCTGTACAGCGACCTGGCCTCGCTGTACGAGCGCTGCGGACGCATCCGCGGCAAGCCCGGGTCGGTGACCGTGCTGCCTGTGGTCACGATGCCCTCCGGCGACATCACCCACCCGGTGCCGGACCTGACGGGTTACATCACGGAGGGCCAGGTCGTCCTCTCGCGCGAGGTCCACGCCCGCGGCATCTACCCGCCGGTCGACCCGCTGTCGTCGCTCTCCCGGCTCATGCGCAGCGGCGCCGGACCCGGACGTACCCGCGAGGACCATCTCGAGCTGGCCGACCAGCTGCTCGCCGCGCTGGCGCGCGCCCGAGGCGTCCGCGAGCTCGCGGAGATCGTCGGTGAGGCGGCGCTCAACGCGACCGATCAGCTCTACCTGCGCTTCGCCGAGGAGTTCGAGCGGCGCCTGGTCGACCAGCGACCGGGAGAGTCGCGGACCATGTCCGAAACCCTCGACCGGGGCTGGGCCGCCGCCGCGGTGCTCCCGGCTCGCGAGCTGACCATGGTCTCGGCCCGGTTCGTGCAGACCTACGTCACGGCGCGAGGGGACGGCTGA
- a CDS encoding V-type ATP synthase subunit A has protein sequence MGGLGPGRVVRVSGPLVEVEGLADVAMAEVVALGEAGLPGEVVAVRGSTAQVQAYEYTGGLAGEDPVSASGRPLSARLGPELLGGVYDGMLRALPPSRTWLVPTASAADEPAAHTWSWRPAVSVGMSVAAGDVVGVVPDVPGLEYRVLVGVSGQVEEVAAEGSYAADAAVAVVDGTPVTIGTEWPVRRPRPVRERVDGAEPLVTGQRVIDAVFPLARGGTAAVPGGFGTGKTMLLQQIAKWCDADVIVYVGCGERGNEMAAVLEELAGLTDPRTGRALAERTVVIANTSNMPLMAREASIYTGVTVAEFFRDMGYHAVVIADSTSRWAEALREFASRSGALPAEEGYPAGLASALAAFYERAGRVITLGGKDASVTIIGAVSPPGGDTSEPVTAHTESFVRELWSLDRDLAYARHYPAVGWTGSFARDAQALGLWYARSGDPEWSSRRARVTRLLADADRLTDLAELVGAASLPGHERVVLLAGRLLREGVLQQSAISANDAYCTPAKTAALLDAVLATVDACDALIDRGITAAEIEELDFTPLLRAARDTAPDGAAVVAERRDEMLATLAGVR, from the coding sequence GTGGGCGGGCTAGGCCCCGGACGGGTCGTACGCGTCAGCGGGCCGCTCGTGGAGGTCGAGGGGCTCGCCGACGTGGCCATGGCGGAGGTGGTCGCCCTGGGCGAGGCGGGTCTGCCCGGCGAGGTGGTCGCCGTGCGTGGCTCCACGGCGCAGGTGCAGGCCTACGAGTACACCGGCGGGCTCGCGGGGGAGGACCCGGTGAGCGCATCGGGCCGCCCCCTGTCCGCGCGGCTCGGCCCCGAGCTGCTCGGCGGTGTCTACGACGGGATGCTGCGCGCCCTGCCGCCCTCGCGGACCTGGCTGGTGCCAACGGCGTCCGCGGCGGACGAGCCGGCGGCGCACACGTGGTCGTGGCGGCCGGCCGTCTCCGTGGGCATGTCGGTCGCGGCGGGGGACGTCGTGGGTGTCGTCCCCGACGTACCGGGCCTGGAGTACCGCGTCCTCGTCGGGGTGTCCGGGCAGGTCGAGGAGGTCGCCGCCGAGGGGTCGTACGCCGCGGACGCCGCGGTGGCGGTCGTCGACGGGACCCCTGTCACCATCGGGACCGAGTGGCCGGTACGCCGGCCCCGCCCGGTACGGGAGCGCGTCGACGGGGCGGAGCCGCTGGTCACCGGCCAGCGCGTCATCGACGCGGTGTTCCCCCTCGCGAGGGGTGGGACCGCGGCGGTCCCCGGCGGATTCGGGACCGGCAAGACGATGCTGTTGCAGCAGATCGCGAAGTGGTGCGACGCGGACGTCATCGTCTACGTCGGCTGCGGCGAGCGCGGCAACGAGATGGCGGCGGTCCTCGAGGAGCTCGCCGGGCTCACCGACCCGAGGACCGGTCGGGCGCTCGCCGAGCGGACTGTGGTGATCGCCAACACCTCGAACATGCCACTGATGGCACGAGAGGCGAGCATCTACACCGGGGTCACCGTCGCCGAGTTCTTCCGTGACATGGGCTACCACGCTGTGGTCATCGCCGACTCCACCTCGCGATGGGCGGAGGCACTGCGCGAGTTCGCCTCCCGCTCCGGGGCGCTCCCCGCCGAGGAGGGCTACCCAGCCGGGCTGGCATCGGCGCTCGCCGCCTTCTACGAGCGCGCGGGGCGGGTGATCACCCTGGGGGGCAAGGACGCCTCCGTCACCATCATCGGCGCGGTCTCCCCTCCGGGCGGCGACACCAGCGAGCCGGTCACCGCGCACACCGAGAGCTTCGTGCGAGAGCTCTGGAGCCTCGACCGTGACCTGGCGTACGCCCGTCACTACCCCGCGGTGGGCTGGACCGGCTCGTTCGCCCGGGACGCGCAGGCGCTTGGCCTCTGGTACGCGCGCAGCGGCGATCCCGAGTGGTCGTCGCGGCGGGCGCGGGTCACGCGGCTGCTGGCGGACGCGGACCGGCTCACGGATCTCGCCGAGCTGGTGGGCGCGGCGTCGCTGCCCGGTCACGAACGCGTCGTCCTGCTGGCCGGACGACTCCTGCGCGAAGGAGTCCTGCAGCAGAGCGCGATCTCGGCCAACGACGCCTACTGCACGCCCGCGAAGACCGCCGCGCTGCTCGATGCCGTCCTCGCCACCGTCGACGCCTGCGACGCCCTCATCGACCGGGGTATCACCGCGGCGGAGATCGAGGAGCTGGACTTCACCCCGCTCCTGCGCGCCGCCCGGGACACGGCGCCGGACGGGGCGGCGGTCGTCGCCGAGCGCCGGGACGAGATGCTCGCGACCCTGGCGGGCGTGCGGTGA
- a CDS encoding V-type ATP synthase subunit F codes for MTSTTAAGGHQLVAAIGSQPDVVGFALAGVVVLPAETPEAAQAAWESLPEGVSVVVLTADAATAIGTARTAEAAPLSVVLPP; via the coding sequence GTGACCAGCACCACCGCCGCGGGCGGCCATCAGCTCGTCGCCGCGATCGGCAGCCAGCCCGACGTCGTCGGCTTCGCCCTCGCCGGCGTGGTCGTGCTGCCGGCCGAGACGCCGGAGGCCGCCCAGGCCGCATGGGAGTCGCTGCCGGAGGGGGTCAGCGTGGTCGTGCTGACCGCCGACGCCGCGACGGCGATAGGTACGGCACGTACGGCCGAGGCGGCGCCGCTCTCGGTGGTGCTGCCGCCATGA
- a CDS encoding ATP synthase subunit C, whose product MIALPALVAGAAFAVWLVRRTGRRGLRALLAANALLLLAALALLVFALTAAPPAAAVATHAAALTASSTAATNGQALIGAAIAVAGSSIGAAIAVAYTGSAALAAMSERPELFGRAMVIVGLAEGIAIYGLIVSLILIGKA is encoded by the coding sequence ATGATCGCTCTGCCCGCGCTCGTGGCCGGCGCCGCGTTCGCGGTGTGGCTGGTCCGTCGCACCGGGCGCCGTGGGCTTCGCGCGCTGCTCGCCGCGAACGCGCTCCTGCTCCTCGCCGCGCTGGCCCTGCTCGTGTTCGCACTGACCGCCGCGCCGCCGGCGGCCGCGGTCGCCACGCATGCCGCGGCACTGACCGCGTCGAGCACGGCCGCGACCAACGGCCAGGCCCTGATCGGGGCCGCGATCGCCGTGGCGGGCTCCTCCATCGGGGCGGCGATCGCCGTCGCCTACACCGGCTCGGCGGCGCTGGCCGCGATGAGCGAGCGCCCGGAGCTGTTCGGTCGTGCGATGGTCATCGTGGGGCTGGCGGAGGGCATCGCCATCTACGGCCTGATCGTGTCGCTGATCCTGATCGGCAAGGCGTGA
- a CDS encoding V-type ATPase 116kDa subunit family protein, with translation MPWRESFRPVGMQRVALLASREGLRDLLVAVADEGTVELDEVRGEGETGPPTPAALVLQRLQSAERVQPTLTRTAPDLEGWERGGRVDLIAGEAQVEQRAAVAVTRGSVAGLTGWMPSDALPRLARRASDLGAAVVAMPRPQRAEPPTLLPSRGSAGEFAPLVETYATVPYEDVNVSVLAGLAYVVMFGMMFADAGHGALLLLAAVAVRVGWWRRLAGLRRVWLFLAGAGLASIVFGVLYGEFFGPTGVVPVVWLKPLDQPLLLLGAAVAFGALLLAGAYALGTVNRFREGGWRAAAYSSSGLAGATVFLGLAMLAGGLYLGVSWLALTGGLLALVGLVLAYVGLVAEAGGGGAAATFSVVELVDVVVRLGANVVSFARLAAFGLTHAALGAVVFAGAVAAWRHGWVGAIAAIVLFIGGNALTFALEGVVAGIQALRLEYYELFSRIFIREGRPFRPWHVPLAVSEASC, from the coding sequence ATGCCGTGGCGTGAGTCGTTCCGACCGGTGGGGATGCAGCGCGTCGCGCTCCTCGCGTCACGGGAGGGTCTCCGTGACCTGCTGGTCGCCGTCGCGGACGAGGGCACGGTCGAGCTGGACGAGGTGCGCGGGGAGGGTGAGACCGGCCCGCCCACCCCGGCCGCGCTGGTACTCCAGCGGCTGCAGTCCGCCGAACGGGTCCAGCCCACCCTGACGAGGACCGCGCCGGACCTCGAGGGGTGGGAGCGCGGCGGCCGGGTCGACCTGATCGCCGGCGAGGCACAGGTCGAGCAGCGGGCGGCCGTCGCCGTGACCAGGGGGAGCGTCGCCGGGCTGACCGGATGGATGCCCTCGGACGCACTGCCCCGTCTTGCGCGGCGCGCTTCCGACCTGGGGGCCGCCGTCGTGGCGATGCCGCGGCCCCAGCGTGCCGAGCCACCGACGCTCCTGCCGAGCCGCGGGTCGGCGGGTGAGTTCGCGCCGCTCGTTGAGACGTACGCGACAGTGCCGTACGAGGACGTCAACGTCTCGGTGCTCGCCGGGCTCGCCTACGTCGTCATGTTCGGCATGATGTTCGCCGACGCCGGCCACGGCGCCCTTCTCCTCCTCGCCGCCGTCGCGGTCCGCGTCGGGTGGTGGCGCCGGCTCGCCGGGCTGCGCCGGGTGTGGCTGTTCCTGGCGGGGGCGGGGCTGGCAAGCATCGTCTTCGGCGTGCTCTATGGCGAGTTCTTCGGCCCGACGGGGGTGGTCCCGGTCGTGTGGTTGAAGCCCCTCGACCAGCCGCTGCTGCTCCTGGGGGCCGCCGTCGCCTTCGGTGCCCTGCTCCTCGCCGGCGCGTACGCCCTCGGCACGGTGAACCGCTTCCGGGAGGGCGGCTGGCGCGCCGCGGCGTACTCCTCCTCTGGCCTCGCCGGAGCCACCGTGTTCCTGGGGCTGGCGATGCTCGCCGGCGGGCTCTACCTCGGGGTCTCGTGGCTGGCCCTCACCGGTGGCCTGCTCGCGCTGGTCGGGCTCGTGCTGGCCTACGTGGGCCTGGTCGCCGAGGCTGGGGGAGGCGGTGCTGCCGCCACGTTCAGCGTCGTGGAGCTGGTCGACGTGGTGGTTCGGCTCGGCGCCAACGTGGTGAGCTTCGCACGCCTCGCCGCGTTCGGGCTGACCCATGCGGCGCTCGGTGCGGTGGTGTTCGCCGGCGCGGTGGCCGCGTGGCGGCACGGCTGGGTCGGGGCGATCGCCGCGATCGTGCTGTTCATCGGCGGCAACGCGCTGACCTTCGCCCTCGAGGGGGTCGTCGCCGGGATCCAGGCGCTGCGCCTGGAGTACTACGAGCTCTTCTCGCGCATCTTCATCCGCGAGGGCCGGCCGTTCCGGCCGTGGCACGTCCCCCTGGCAGTCTCGGAGGCGTCATGTTGA